In a single window of the Nocardioides sp. L-11A genome:
- a CDS encoding DUF3159 domain-containing protein — MTTPHSAIGVDTVEALVRRQLATALGGRRGMLEAAIPGVVFTAVWLSTKELQWALVGSLVVAGLALLARVLQRSSTQYVLNAVFGIGIGWVFVRWAESSGGSESDQALAFFLPGILMSLGYTVVLGFTCLIGWPMLGFMLGGVTGDATAWHDDRQVVRLCSRLTWVMLLPGAVGVLLQGPVWLLGHSGRLDADQAVVLILILRTGLGWALRIGSWSVMIWLLARNATPLGSPDAEPDPA; from the coding sequence GTGACCACCCCCCACTCCGCGATCGGCGTCGACACCGTCGAGGCGCTGGTCCGCCGTCAGCTGGCGACCGCCCTCGGCGGCCGGCGCGGCATGCTCGAGGCCGCGATCCCCGGCGTCGTCTTCACCGCCGTGTGGCTGAGCACCAAGGAGCTCCAGTGGGCCCTGGTCGGCAGCCTCGTGGTCGCCGGCCTCGCACTGCTGGCCCGGGTGCTGCAGCGCTCCAGCACGCAGTACGTCCTCAACGCCGTGTTCGGCATCGGCATCGGCTGGGTCTTCGTCCGCTGGGCGGAGAGCTCGGGCGGCTCGGAGTCCGACCAGGCGCTCGCCTTCTTCCTCCCCGGCATCCTGATGAGCCTCGGCTACACCGTCGTGCTCGGGTTCACCTGCCTGATCGGCTGGCCGATGCTCGGGTTCATGCTCGGCGGCGTGACCGGCGACGCGACGGCCTGGCACGACGACCGCCAGGTGGTGCGGCTGTGCAGCCGGCTCACCTGGGTGATGCTCCTACCCGGCGCGGTCGGGGTGCTCCTGCAGGGGCCGGTGTGGCTGCTCGGCCACAGCGGGCGGCTCGACGCGGACCAGGCGGTCGTGCTCATCCTGATCCTGCGCACCGGTCTGGGCTGGGCGCTGCGGATCGGGTCCTGGTCGGTGATGATCTGGCTGCTGGCCCGCAACGCGACGCCCTTGGGGTCTCCTGACGCCGAGCCCGACCCGGCGTAG